Genomic segment of Oenanthe melanoleuca isolate GR-GAL-2019-014 unplaced genomic scaffold, OMel1.0 S054, whole genome shotgun sequence:
TTTAGAACAAGCAGCTACTGCTGTAACCTGATGACCAAGCACTGAGGTAAGGAGAGCTCAGAAAACCTGGTTTAGAGAAGCCTGTAGACTCACACAGACTTAGAGTGAAGATTAAGCCTAATGTGGTAATTCCTGCCATCATAACAAAAATCTGAACTGCTCAAAGCCAGAGACTGATGGAAGAAAAGGACATAGGGGTCATTGATGCAGCAGTAAAATGAAATTGCTCACATTTTCATTTGGCCttgatgtttattttaattattattatttcattgcTTCCAGCACACTAGGAAAGGATATTTGTCATGAGCTGCTACCATGGCTCTCATGTAGTCCTGAAGTTATGATGTCCCTGAAATGTTGCTTGCTAGATATATATTTAGAGGAAAGACCTCTGTGCTCTTTTCTTGATGTTATGCTTTCCTGAACAGCTGGTATTGACCATATTCAGAGACAACAGACAAAATCTGGCTGGCGACCATTATCACGCTGCCAATCTCAGTAACAGGAAGGGGGAAAGCAGCAACAAAATCATCTGATAGTGCTGACCAAAATGTAAGAAAAGAGCTTAGACACCCAGCAACCACGCCTCCTACTTCACCTTGGCTATAATCTCCTGGGAGGACACGATGGAGTAGATGAAGGCTGTTGTTGGCTGAGCACGGCACTCGGATATGGGACAGGTGCAGTTGACAATCATGTTCTGCTCAATGCGAGTTGTGAGATATTCCCTCCAACAGGGCTGTCAAGGGCACAAGAGGAGAGATCAGACCTAAACAGGGCTATGTGACCCTGCAAGCCCTCCCCACAGCAGACAGTGCATAAAACCACACAAATCATGGGTAAGTACTCCAAAGCACAAAAGTGTGAATAGACAAACCAGGGAGTGAAGGATCACAACAAAAAAGTGAGCTGAGAAAAGAGCTCtgaaaaagctctgaaaaatcCCTTCAGACAAAGAACAGCTGCTCCAAGTAGAGCACCAACTCCCAGGAACCAAAGGTCCCAGGACCTCCACCTTGCAACAGTAGTGCATGCAGCAAAGGGTTGGTGGCTTCTCAGTGGGACACAGCTGGTTCACACAGACTGGGCAGTGGGTTCCAGGGCTTGGGGGAGGCTGGACATCCTGCACTTGCAGCCCTGAGGAGATGAGCAGGGCCTCAGGTTCTCCACATAGCACTGGATCAGGAAATCCACGTTCCACCGACAGTGCATGAGGAGGTGCTGAGCAACATCATCAGGTATGCTCAGAGTATCCTGGACCTGCTGTACTGTCCGGTTCATGAGCAGcttggcctcctctggactgaGTGTGTGCCCCATTGGCACCTGTAGCATTGCCATGAGATATTCTTCCGCCCTGTCTGTGTCAGGATTCCGCCTGACATGGAGAAATGGGTCATGTTCACACAAGGTGGAGATGCACACCCCTCCACACCTGGTGACATGCACCCCTACCTATGCAGGctgtctctgctctcctcctccagagACGCTTGGGCTGGCCTGCACTGGAAAGTCATCTGTGCTTGGCCGCCAAGAGGTGCTGTGGATTCAGCAGAGATGTACTCCAAGACATGAGGCCTCCCCTCCTGGCGCCAGAGGTAGCCCTGGCTCAGcaggtgcaggatgcaggacaGCACGTCCACGCTGTGGCAGCAGAAGCTCAGGAACTGCATCCCTGGCCCCAGCTCGCCCTTCTGACAGGCATCCATCACCTAGGGCAGCAAGGGAGCCCCagtgcagtggctgcagcccccaggcagcccctgtgcccctctgcaACACCCTCGTACCCTGAACACCAGGTTGTCAATgtgcagctgcttctccaccTTGAGGATGCGGGTGATGAGGCAGCACAGGACGttcctcttcttctccaggGCACTCACCTCGGCCCTCTCTGTGCGCAGGTAcctctgctggggcagcagcctcagctgacGACCGGAGCTctgggccagggctgcctggtTCAGCCGCAGCACACCTGGAGCCAGCACCCAAGCCAGGCTCAGCCAAGCCTTGAGCTGGGCCTGAAGGAGCCCCAGGACACACCTGTGTGCCTGGGGGACCCAAGCTGGGCctcctgccactgccagcactgctgcccacaccagccctgtcccctgcccgAGGCCACACACAGCCCCAAGACCCAACCACCCACGCTGACCCATGGCCTGTGCATGGCCCCGAACCCCACCCCCACGCATCACACCCACCTGTGCCTAAGCACCAACACAGCCCCCTCACAGCCCTATGAGCTCGTGCACCCCCAAGCCCAGCACCCCTCGGGGTTCAGGCCAGCCCCTCCCCTGGGTGCCCCAGCCCCGCACTCACCCCCTGGAGTGCAGCTCCCCACCAGGACGCCCTGGCCGTGGGTCAGTGGTGTCAGCGAGTGGTGCACCAGGTCAGCAGGGAGCCCCGTAGCCTGCAGCAGGGCCtccacagccacctcctgcagcacagggtgggaggGCAATGGCCAAGACTCACTGGCCACAGGCCTGGCCTGACACTGGGCTCCTGTGCCCCAAATGCTGCTGGAGACCCCACTagaagggaagggaggacaTGGCCCTGCCATGCTCCAGCctccacagctttcctggcCCCACGGTGGCCCCAGCCCCTACCTGGGCGCTGTTGAAGCACAGCAGGATGTACATCTGCAGCGTGGACACGTGCAGAACACAGTCTCCGAACTGCAGCTCGGCGTGGCCCAGCCACGTCCACTGCAGCCGACGGGGCTTCGTGCACTCCCAGCCAAGCTGGCTTTGTCctgccaaggacagggacagtgccagggatcgggaccagccctgccaggcactCCAAGCTTGCCATCACTTGtggctgagctgccctggggggTCTGGGCACACCCCCAGCCACAGCACTCACTCTGCCGGCAGAAGTCAGCAAACTCATCCAGCGGGGAGCTCAGCACCGCCGGGAAAAACCTCCCAGGGTTATCCATGTAACAGAGTGGGGAAACGGGCCAGCAGCggggggacagagccagcaccTTCACCTCTGGCACATCTGCCATGGCAGCTGGTCCCAGCACCTGGACACAGGAGCACGAGGGCAGCTCAGGTCAGGCTCCAGGATAGCTGTGAGGAAATCCCCTCCAGCCTCCCCACGCCAACATCCCTCTCACCTCGTCCAGGCCCATGTCCAGCTCCAGTAGCCGCttatcctgctcctgcagctggaagaggCAGAACTGCCGCTGGAGCTCCTCTGACTGGGCCAAGTTGCTCAGCATATCTTGGGGAAAGCGGCTGGGGAAGCACAGTCCGATCTGCTCCACAATGCCTCCTCCAGCCAAGATGGCCCTTGCGTCAGCAGCCGGTCCCCCAGGTAGTGCCTGCCATGACCACCAGCTTCAGTCAGGGCTAGGCCCAAGCCATGTGGCCATCAGCCACCCGCCAGGAGACAACTCCAGCTCCGAGCCTGgcctccctccctgtccccagcagggaaTGTGATTCCACATGCTGGCAGCAGTCATGGGCCCTCCACACTCCATGAGCCCGTAAAAGGAAAACGGGAGCACCACTTACACATCGGGCCAGGCTCCCCCAGCACACCAGGCCATGCTGCACCAagcccctggctctggggagacACAGCAACCTCACCTGTAGAAGTGTTCAAAGGTGTGGGCAAACTCCAGGCCACTGAAGATGGCAAAGGGCTCCAAGAACTGTTGCAGCCGCTCCAGAGgcccagtgctgcctgcagccctgcgGAGCTCCTGAATCTGCACGTCAAGGTAGCGGGCAAACTGCTCACTCACCTGcaagggacagggctggctgcagacaGGACTCACCAGGTGCCCACAGGGCCGGGATGAGGCAatgtccctgcagggagcagctggggaacTCTGGCACtcctgggcaggggctgagggtgCCCAGGCACCAGCCCAAGGCAGGAGTGTGCCAGGGCCGGGCCCACGCTGGGATGAGCACCACGCACCTGAGCTGGGCACCATCccaggtgccagggcagggctcagtggCTCGGGGGGAACAGGACACTCCAACCCAGAGCCTGCCCCAGTGCCATGGGCTAGGGTGACTCCCCAGGGCCACAGCACCGGGGCCGTGCTCCCTCGACTCACGTGCAGGGCAGTCAGgaaggagagctgcagcaaagcCCCCGCAAAGCCCtggcccagggccagcacaaAGGCAGCCTGCTGCCCAAAGAGCTCCTCCGTGGCCCCGCGCAGGCGCTGGTACAGCCGGCAGTAGCGCTCCGCAAGGTCCGGCGCCTGCCCCGCCGCCTCCAGGAACCACTGAACCTGTGGGAGCGGCGCGAGGGCTGAGCCCGCAGCAAGACGAGCCCCTCGGAACAGCCccaaccctgccctgccctgccagcaccaaCTGCCCgggtccctggggctgctgcagggctgccagggtggcagctcagctctgagggctgggcaggggctgtgggacactacggacacagcagcagcccagcaggaaaaacagctcGCCACTGGACCCATCTGTTGGCCTGCAGCatcagcctgggcacagggccTGGCTGATAGCTGAGCCAGGTCAGGGTGGCAAGCgcagcagggctgtccctgtgtcactctggGCTCTGCGGAGGCCAGGTACACCTCTGTGCCCTCCCCATcatcccagggcactgccagaccccactccctgctccaACCACCCAGGGATGGTCCCACACCCTCCCAATCGGCCCTCCAAGCTCTACCTGCTGCTGCACCACACCACGCCAGCACTGCGAGATTCCCCTCAGGCCTCTTGACTCCTCTACCACCGTCTTTGCAGTCCTGGCCAGCACCTCCTtgttcttccctccttcccacctaCCAAGGGTCAACCTCAGGCTCAGTGTGCCTCCATGGGCAGCCTCCGCACACTTAGCGAATTGGAGAAATTCTGAGGAGGGATAAAGGATAGGGTTCACAAAGGCACTGTCCAATGAGGGAGGTAGGGGGGAAAACTGGGTCATGTGGACTAATGAGACATCAAGTTTTAGGGGATTTCCAAAGGGGAATTCCaagcaggggggttggaacaaaGCAGGATTGACAGGTAATTCAGGACAGATTGACACGGTGGGATGGAGGGTATAACTTTGGACTAAACCATTAACTTGGGCAATAACAGAACATACCATTAACAAGAAGCACACTGCAACATGTGTCTCTGTGAACTGAGGATCCTCATGCTTAGGAGGGAGGAAAGAACCTTTTTTGGAGGGGTTTGCACCTCACTGTCTCCAAAATCTTGGTCTTTGCCCCAGTTCATCAGCATTTGGCTGTGGAAGACACCCTTGGGCAACAGGAAAtcaaaatcctggaatcacTGAGATTTGATGTAGTGGTTTCACTTTATGaatttgagtttttttgttaTGAGATGTAAGAGGAAGACAAACAACAGGCTCAACTTTAAATGGTATAAAGAGAAGTTTTATTACtagaaactaagaaaaaaacCGCAGAATAAAAACTTTAGACTACTTTTATTAATACAAAAAACGTACAAAAAACAAGTCAGTTAGTTTACCAcctttaaaaaagttttttactaATTAACTTGAAGGAGGAGACTTTTTTCAGTCTATGAAGACTTCTTtataaaaaagttttcttttggttttgatgtTACAGTGATTAGCTGCCCGGGAAAATGGAAATCTGATTACTTTCTAAAACCCTTTTTTCAAAGTAACAGTTTTCCTCATAACCTTTACTGAGGACTGTATTAACTATGATGGACACTTTAAGAATTATATCAGTTTAAACAAAAACTTATTTTAGTTTTGAgaaattagggtttttttctttttcttctttggggGGAAACAACTgtggcttttttattatttaaacttAGAGGATTACACCAATTTTAACATTTGTCTCATATTAAAgcttttgtttatatttacagtTAGAACAGCCATACTCATTTCAGAATATTTGTATATGCTATAGGGAAACAAGAGTTTTTTCtccatagtttaaaaaaaagagaaattttagtTCATGAATGTTCCTCTTTCTTTATTTAGGATTTGACTTTTCTTTTAGcttgatttcagtgttttcatatTGTTTCTGTGTGTATTACTATTtcgtttttgttttttgttggtttgtgtttggtcttttttttcttttttttttcttttttaaatttcagagaCAATAAAGTATTTGTAAGTTTTATTCTGGGCATTGAAAGAGTTAATATCTTGCCCGGGCAGCAGAgggttttgtgattttttccaGGTGGGGCGGTCGGAGTTATTTACAATGAAGAGTCTTTCAAGGCCACGCTGGGGGCTGGGTGAGGACTGTAGGGTTTAGTCAGAGAAGCGATGATGAGTTTCTGGTTTCATGGCTGTTCTCCAGCACCCGCTGCACTCAATCCCAGCCGCGGGCCGGGGGTTCTTcctccaccctgcccagcagacAAGGCTGTGGGGGCCTTGCCAGAACAGGGCTCAGTTGTTTTTCCCCCAGgccgcgggggcagcggggcgggTCCGGCCGTTCGGAGCCGCTccgggccggggcagggcagggttcTGCCGAGCCGCGGCCGTGCCGGGGGGCAGGGATGTCAGCAACgggcctttcctttcctttccctggatatCGGGGCCCCTGCTTGAAAACGGGGCCCGGCAGCTTCCTGAGCTCTGAGTCAGagcctgcctgcccctgcctggcccGGGCCGTGTGGAGGGGGCCTGGGCTGGTGTTACTTTGTGAGAGGCCAGAACGGAAAGAGAACTTTCCCGGGGCCTTTTGTCTTTACACGTGTGTTTCACAAAGAGGAATACACTTGCTTAGTGGTGTAACAATGTGTCAATATTAAAAATCCCACACTGACTGGCTCTTGTGAGATACAAAGGAGACTGCCAGGTCTCAGCAGGTGAAAACTTTCAGGAAATCGTTACAAATCACCACATGGGAAAAGACCTCCGAGACCATTTAGTATTCCTGGGTGCACCAGAAACTAGGATTGAACACAGAAGATTTTCTGGGGTTGAAAGTCAACAAATCCATTCTCCCCAAGGAATTCCCAATGTTGGTTTGCGTCCCAGTGGATGTTCATGCCCCTGAGTTCATGCAGGTGCCCACAGGGAGACAGGATGATGCAGAGCCCCCCAGCCAGGTGTCCTCCCAACACACATCACCAGGGCCATGGgtcagcagggctctgcccaacggaggtcactggggatcatccaaaACCGATCCTCCCATGATGGAGCTCAAGAagagcacgaagctcttcccacactcggggcactcacagggcaTCCCTTAGTGGAGCCTCCGTTGGTGTTGGGTCAAGTGAGAGCTCCtggagaagctcttcccacactcaggacactcgtagggcctctgcccagtgtggatgcgccggtgggCACTGAGGGTGGAGTTTTGCTTGAAAGCCTTCCCGCAGTCGGGGCAGCAGAAGGGCCTCTCCTCTCTGTGAATCTGCTCGTGTTTGTGGCATTcagagctggtctgaaacctcttcccacactcacGACACTCatagggtctctccccagtgtggatgcgccggtgtTTTCTCAGATTGGATCTGTCCGCaaatctcttcccacattcccagcagGTGTAGGGCCGTTCCCCCGTGTGGATCACCTTGTGCCGCATCAGATCAGATATTGTGCCaaatctcttcccacattcctCACACTCgtagggcttctccccagtgtggatcctctggtgctggatcagcctgcagctgaatctgaaacccttcccacattccaagcacttgtgggtcttctcccctccatgaggcttctccaccagctctgagctctgcctggatctctGGCCGCCTTCccggctcagggagggtctttcctctTTACaggtccctgggctgggtttgcagcccctcctcatgAGGGATCTCTggagctcttcctcctcctccatctgccAACCCTTAGGAATGACAAACCTTGGTTTGGGAAAAAACAAGAGTAGAGGGCCTTGGGCTGGGCGTTCCTCCTTGCCCATGTTCATCTCAGGAAATCACTGGACATGCTGTGCCTGCAAGAAGCTCCTAACAACCAAGGCCCCAACTGAAAATCCTCCAGATGTTCAAGACATaaatcaaaacagcaaaaattcagcaaaattcGGAACCCCCCACACccaaaaaatacaaagattcagaccctgtaaaaaaccaaagcacaaaCCTTCTTCTAAATAAACCTCCAAAACACCAAGATTCATCCCTGTGAAAATCTTGGATCCCCCTCCCCTCTCACCTGCTCCATGTGGGGAGGCATCGCTcttggggctgggggagaggctgAAGATACAGGGAGGGGTGGAACCTTGTGCTGCTTCctgtttctgctcctgctcctcctgtgtcCCTACTCTTCCTCACACTCCTCTTGCTCCTACTATTCtacctcttcctcctgcacaaTCCCACCTTCTCCTCCAATGTGCAGCGTTTGACCATTTTACTCGTCaaccctgcttctccttcccttctcctgctgcccccaggcccagcacccactgccagctccctcttccccccaaacccacagcatcccagcgcaggggcagggatggagctggggcagctcgggctggggcagcgctgggctctcggccgctcccgcccgcactcggtccccactgcagccgctcccgccaCGACAGCGCGGGGGGGCCCGGCCTTGGCGCTGCCCCCATGGCTGCATTCCagtgacagagctccagagccaggctgggagagattGAGGAGACATTCCCTGGCCTGAGGGACAAAATGTGTTCATGGATGggtctgcaagggcaggagaagggaaaagagttcGCTCTGATTAAGCAAAGGGAATTAGAGCAAGCGCAGGTTACCGCCCGCATGGTCAGCTCAACCGGcggagctgtgtgtgcttggaAGAGCCTGGCACTGAAATGCCCTGAGCAGGAAGGCTCAAATATCTGCTGGTGACAGCACTGCTAAACAGGGTGGCAAAAGCAATTCTGACCTCTTCAGCAACCACTGGACTACTTACTAAGGTATTTCTAGAACAAGTATTTCCAAGATAAGGGAATGTGGAAGCAACAGACTCAGATGGGGAACTCATTGTACAGGAAAGATCTTCGGGGGTTGTGGCTGCTTTAGGAATACAATGGGACCTCCACAAGCCCTGGCACCCCAGAGCTCAGGTCAGCTATAAGAATGAATGTGGGAATTAAGAAACTCCTTTGAGAGCTGGTGATAGAAATAAAGATGCCATGGGTACAGCTTTTGCCATTGGCTTTGGAAGAATAAGAGCCAGACCCAGGGCAGATATTCAGTGATATCCCTTGGGATTGCTGTTTGGAATTCCTTATCCTGGAAATTCTCCACCTAGTGGGGGGTGCAGATAAGGGATGTATATTTCAAACAGTTTGTGGCCACAATTCTGTCTCCTATGAAATCTCTCTCACaggaagctgggctggcacagagcctgcctTGGCACTTTGCTGTTCCCAACATCCAACCAGGACATCGGGTCCTGCCTGAAGAGTGCAGAGAAGCACCAGTGGTGGCCAAGTGCGTGGCCcatcccaagtgtccctgagcacagaaacagccccagcacagctcagcacgggggggacccctcaccctgggctcaggggctctcaagccccgcagatttgcacttcccggctgcagcaccagcatgggaggccccactgagcctgcactgaaggcaacgcagcagcagccagggctccacagcggggggaagcccctgggcctgcccacacatcctctgctcaaatcctctgcctgggcaccctcctttggcatctccagccactggggccaatccttgctgccactgctgcagcttcgctgctttctgtgcctgcactgccacagctgctggggaacacaaCAGCACAATTCCACTCTGGCTCTCAATTACACTCACACACTGGGCTGCCTGGGATTTGATTGCTGGAAAATATACCAACTTCTAATTTTTTGAGGtctcatttcctttctctggcTTGGTTTGCCTTTGCACTGGGGTAAGaaattttaaagggttttttaagGGATGTTTCACCACTCAACAGAGATGAGTTTAACATCTCAACAGACTGGGAATAGCCCGGAAGATCACCTCAAAGGCAACAACCATCAACAAAACATCAAGGACCATTAGCAAACATCAAGGAACACCCATTTCAGAGACTGCCCCAAGGAATAGGTAGAGACACCTGGCCTGGAAAACGctgagaaggaaatccaggagagGGGCCCTAATTACCATCAGAGAAGAAATCTGGGTCCAATAGGAAACCAAATACTAAGAACTACCCAACTTAGAAGCGTTGAATATTTAACCAGTGGATTTCAATGGGTTCAGCTGTATGAAACTTATGAAAAAATCTAGTAAAACTCACGTGCCATGGAATGATGttctctgcccacccaggctATGTGtggataaaattatttctgtcgCACATCCTGGCAAGAATCAAGTAATGCCTTGACTTTGAACACTAAAATATGAAGTAAAAAGTAGATTAGAAGGGGGCCACGTGTGAATCATCCAATGGCAGCTCTGGAACAGAAGCTGGTTTCAGGCAACCAGGAGAAGAGCTttggaaatgcaaattaacactgctggggCAAAATATCCATTTATCATTTGAATTACAGGATTACAACCCTCCTCGAAATAATAACCAATCAGACAGATTGAGCTCCTGACCTTCCTGCTGACCCAACCATGCCAAGGAAGAAGGCAACctttgtggaaaattaaatgactgaaactgctgtttgcaaatagatTATAAACGTGACGtgatgaaagagagaaaaacgGAAATAAGAAAGGGACTCATATGCCAGTCCAAATGTAGAAACGATGGGAATGGGACATGCTTTCATGATTCCCTGGCTGACCATGACCAAAAACGAATGCTGttcctcctctgatgtgctgcagcaactctcatctttttcccatgcacgacaccttgctgagtgcagctcattcagcagctgagcaaggggatgcaggtggcagccaggcctCCTGATCCAGAAACGGATACAAAAGGACAGGGAGTGAGGGCACTGAGAATAATCCCAAAACCAAAGAGGATCCAAAAAAAGAGATTGAGTAAATAGTAAGTAAAAGATTGTAAAGACAGTTCTTGAGGAAGGAAGAGGACGGAGTGAAAGCAGTAACATTAATATCGTAGTGGGGGGTGCATATAAAAGGGACATGCAACAGTCGGATCGGGAAGTCTGAACCTTccaagtacctcagccagtggggaaagagaggggGAGATGCAGCCgggaaaatgaggataaaaaggagACTGCGTTTTAGTGACCGCATGACAAATGCCCATAGTCTCTCCCTTTGTTCATTAATAAAGTCACTTttacaggactcctctgtctcctttgtgCACACAAACCTCGGCCACGTGAATTTTCCCGCACAGCCCCGCGGCCTCTCTCAAACATTCCTTGCCCGCCTCGGGCTCCTGCCGGGGCTCCACGTGggtcccggctccatcccggactcatccccagctcccaccgccctcagctcctgctcaccccGAGCTCCCGCCGGTTCAGGGCAGCAGCGGTTCCTTGGCCCgatgcccgggccgggcccagcGCGGGAGCCGCTCCTCAGGCGAGGTTTCCGAGAAATGGCGGAGCccggggaaagggaggggagtCCGTGCCGTGTGCAGAGCCCGCCCCTCGCTGCGATTGGCTGATTCTGTCGTCACTCCTGTCTCTCGCACGTTGATTGGGCAAAAGCAGGACAAGCCCGCCCGGGGCAGCCGcaagagcatccctgggcagcaAAGCCGCCATTGGTAAAGAGTCTGTGCgggcccgggagcggcggcagcggccggaGCCGggtgaggcggcggcggcggcggcggcggcggcggcggcggcggacTTCCAAGAGAACACAGCGCAGGATCCCAAGGACGGAACAGCCACCTCTGACCTAtccacaggaacagggacaagCCAGCGCTGCTCCGGCAGTGGCTCCTGCCGAGGCCCCACCGGGAAGGAGACCGCGggcagccgctcccgcagcgcccTCAGCCCAGCGGGAATACAGGCCGGGCACAGCACAACGAACCCGCCAGAGCCTCCTGCCGCCCCCTCCGCCCGCAGCGAGCCCCGAATCCCCGCAGAACCAAGCGCGGCTCCCACCTGCGCTGGGGCCGCCTCCGAgctccgccgccgcctcacCGGGCTCCGGCCGCTGCCGCTCCCGGGCCCGCACAGGCGCTGCCACAATGGCACCTTTGGACCCGGGGCCGGGCTTGTCCCCGCTCTGCCCAATCAGCGCGCGACGAGGAGTGACGGCAGAATCAGCCAATGGCAGCGAGGGGCGGGCTGTGCACCCTGCCGGCATCCTCGGCCCGCGCTCTCAGGGCCCCcgggctgtgtgaggggaaagCCGGAGATGAGGAACAGCCCTGGAACGGGTCCAGGTCCGGGGCGGGATTGGCCTGGAAACACAACCAAAGTTCTCCGCAGCTCCCGGCAcgcctttcccagccctgtgtgttcgctggctctggctctgtgggAAGCCCTGGAGTCTGACTTCTACCTTTAATTAGGAGCATCAGTGCATGGCTTTGATTTCTCCCAAAACTAgaaaactgccccaaacccatGTGCACTGGGAGGGAGATTTCTCTCTGTTAATGACACTGCACGTAGCAGTGTGCATGAGCTCTCTGAGTACAACAGCTCTTGTGCTTGTAGGCGTGTGTGCATTGGTGCAGACTGTGCGTGGGTGGGTGTCTGCGTAGCACGGATGTGCAcgagtgtgtgtgtgggtgtgtgggtttgtgtgtgtctctgtCCGTCTGTGCGTcactgctgggctttgctgcagtGGCCCCTGGCTCTCTGTGTACACTCTGTTCTTGTGGGAAAGGAATTCACCCCTACGTATAAGTTTGCAAAAATGTGTATAACGCTGTGTATATAAGGTTGTACAGTGATTTCCATCAAATTTAGTACTGTTTAAGGTTCCATTGAATCCCTGTAAGATAAGTGTTATAAATAAAGCAGGGCCGAGGCCTTTATTAAGTAGCAGCTCTTTTATTAATGGGGGGTTGCAGGGAGGCCCTacgcctgctgctgctgctagtCTCAACGCTGGGAGGAGGTTCCCGTGCAATTCTGTCCGAAGGCAGAGTTGGGAGTTCCCACCTCACGGGCACGTCCGGAAGTCCGTGGTGGCTCGTTGGTCTGGGGGAAGTTActcttttcagctgctcctcagattGTGGTGACTAAACAGTTACACAGGGTACATTGCAGGTAGTTGAGCTTGTTAGTTGAGGTGATCTGTGGACTGGTGTTCAGTGTTGGTTGACTACTTTCGTGAATTT
This window contains:
- the LOC130266469 gene encoding LOW QUALITY PROTEIN: cullin-9-like (The sequence of the model RefSeq protein was modified relative to this genomic sequence to represent the inferred CDS: inserted 2 bases in 2 codons; substituted 1 base at 1 genomic stop codon), which gives rise to MRHKVIHTGERPYTCWECGKRFADRSNLRKHRRIHTGERPYECRECGKRFQTSSECHKHEQIHREERPFCCPDCGKAFKQNSTLSAHRRIHTGWEGGKNKEVLARTAKTVVEESRGLRGISQCWRGVVQQQVQWFLEAAGQAPDLAERYCRLYQRLRGATEELFGQQAAFVLALGQGFAGALLQLSFLTALHVSEQFARYLDVQIQELRRAAGSTGPLERLQQFLEPFAIFSGLEFAHTFEHFYRHYLGDRLLTQGPSWLEEAXVEQIGLCFPSRFPQDMLSNLAQSEELQRQFCLFQLQEQDKRLLELDMGLDEVLGPAAMADVPEVKVLALSPRCWPVSPLCYMDNPGRFFPAVLSSPLDEFADFCRQRQSQLGWECTKPRRLQWTWLGHAELQFGDCVLHVSTLQMYILLCFNSAQEVAVEALLQATGLPADLVHHSLTPLTHGQGVLVGSCTPGGVLRLNQAALAQSSGRQLRLLPQQRYLRTERAEVSALEKKRNVLCCLITRILKVEKQLHIDNLVFRVMDACQKGELGPGMQFLSFCCHSVDVLSCILHLLSQGYLWRQEGRPHVLEYISAESTAPLGGQAQMTFQCRPAQASLEEESRDSLHRRNPDTDRAEEYLMAMLQVPMGHTLSPEEAKLLMNRTVQQVQDTLSIPDDVAQHLLMHCRWNVDFLIQCYVENXEALLISSGLQVQDVQPPPSPGTHCPVCVNQLCPTEKPPTLCCMHYCCKPCWREYLTTRIEQNMIVNCTCPISECRAQPTTAFIYSIVSSQEIIAKYEKALLRRYVECCSNLTWCTNPQGCDQILFKDGLGYGAACSKCSWISCFNCNFPEAHYPASCSHMSRWVDDGGYYEGMTSEAQSKHLAKLISKHCPNCQAQIEKNEGCLHMTCAKCNHGFCWRCLKPWRPNHKDYYNCSAMVSKAAWQEKRFQDYNERCTFHHHAREFATSLRNSISSIREIPKIRNLTFVLDACKVLEQARKVLAYSCVYSYYNQDTESMDIVEQQTESLELLTNALQILLEETLLXYQDLATSLQLLKAEHLHVGLELVRQIKERLFAILWHSTQDFHVGLQASGDAVQRKLKLANVPASALACTGQKRIILCDSLNTDEGDKEVEDEEYDPQWQEDYDDDDDLDEDNFMIDNDSDCDSYFDDNDSYRS